The following coding sequences are from one Bradyrhizobium sp. 200 window:
- the hpaH gene encoding 2-oxo-hept-4-ene-1,7-dioate hydratase, whose protein sequence is MLDQQTVERLAQRLDDAERSKSLISAFTREYPDLTIEDAYAIQRAWTKLQLSRGRIVKGHKIGLTSKAMQNAVGISEPDYGVLFADMFYSDASPIPFDRFHAPRIEVELAFVLKTPLKGPDCTLFDVLNATDYVTPALEILETRMHRVDPETKAPRKVMDTISDNAANAALVVGGRPVRPLDFDLRWIGALLFRNGQIEETGIAAGVLNHPANGVAWLADRLAAQGEYLEAGEVVLAGSFTRPVDIIRGDTFHADYGQFGSVSCQFV, encoded by the coding sequence ATGCTCGATCAACAAACCGTCGAACGGCTGGCGCAGCGCCTGGATGACGCCGAACGCAGCAAGTCGCTTATATCGGCGTTCACGCGCGAATATCCTGATCTCACCATCGAGGACGCCTACGCCATTCAGCGCGCCTGGACGAAACTGCAGCTCTCCCGCGGCCGCATCGTCAAGGGGCACAAGATCGGCCTGACATCGAAAGCGATGCAGAATGCCGTCGGCATTTCCGAGCCGGATTACGGCGTGCTGTTCGCTGACATGTTCTATTCCGACGCATCGCCGATCCCGTTCGACCGCTTCCACGCGCCGCGCATCGAGGTTGAATTGGCATTCGTGTTGAAGACTCCCTTGAAAGGGCCCGATTGCACGCTGTTCGATGTTCTCAATGCCACCGACTACGTCACACCGGCGCTCGAAATCCTGGAGACGCGGATGCACCGCGTCGATCCCGAGACCAAGGCGCCGCGCAAGGTGATGGACACGATTTCCGACAATGCCGCGAATGCGGCGCTGGTCGTCGGCGGCCGGCCTGTCCGTCCGCTCGATTTCGACCTGCGCTGGATCGGCGCGCTGTTGTTTCGCAACGGCCAGATCGAGGAGACCGGCATCGCCGCCGGCGTCCTCAACCATCCCGCCAATGGCGTGGCCTGGCTCGCCGACCGGCTGGCCGCCCAGGGCGAGTATCTCGAAGCCGGCGAAGTGGTGCTGGCGGGATCGTTTACACGACCGGTCGACATCATCAGGGGCGATACGTTTCATGCCGATTACGGCCAGTTCGGATCGGTGTCCTGCCAGTTCGTCTGA
- a CDS encoding RidA family protein has translation MTRRKSIHIGEFKHANPIPNACRIGNLLMSGVILGRDGATGKMPEKIEDQCANMFGHMKAIVEAGGGTTDDIIKMTVWLQDRTQRAPVNTEWLKMFPDEHSRPARHALQMDMENGALVQCDFTAVIG, from the coding sequence ATGACAAGGCGCAAGAGCATTCATATCGGCGAGTTCAAGCACGCCAATCCCATTCCCAATGCCTGCCGCATCGGCAATCTCCTGATGTCCGGCGTCATCCTCGGCCGCGACGGCGCGACCGGCAAGATGCCGGAAAAGATCGAAGACCAGTGCGCCAACATGTTCGGCCACATGAAGGCCATCGTGGAAGCCGGCGGTGGAACGACCGACGACATCATCAAGATGACGGTGTGGCTGCAGGACCGCACGCAGCGCGCGCCGGTCAATACCGAATGGCTGAAGATGTTTCCCGACGAGCATTCGCGCCCTGCCCGTCACGCGCTGCAGATGGACATGGAGAACGGCGCGCTCGTGCAATGCGATTTCACCGCCGTGATCGGCTGA